The window CTGTCTGTAATTTCTTTTATTTTCTTTATAAGTTCAACACCGTTCATGTACGGCATTTCATAGTCAATAGTTATCACATCGAATTTAAACTTTCTCACCCTGTCAAGGGCAATAAGAGGTGTCTGAGCAACCATTACAGAAAATCTTCCTGTCTGCTCTAAGATTGATTTGATGAGCTGTCTCATAAATGCTGAATCATCAACCACCAATACTTTATACATAAATCCATCACCAAAAAATCGAAATCTCATTATTATTTTTTCCCTCTTCAAAAACCTTAAAACAAAGTATTTCAAAAACTATTTACAACATCTTGTGTCAAACCTAAAAACTCATACAGATGTAAAATGGTAAATCTGTCTCTTATGTTTGGTGCGCAGGTAAAAGCTATAAAAAACAGTGCATCATCTATACCAAGATCTCTATAGTGCATTGGCATATCTAAGAATCTATATGCGTGGATTAAATCTTTATAAATGGTAAGTGTCTCATAAATTATTTTATCTATTGAATCCTTCTTCTCAACAAGCTTTTTTATAAGTTCTTCTCTGAAAGTTTTATCATTCAGTCTGTTTACTCTTTCAAGATTTGCTCTAATTACACTTTCATAAGCAAATTTAAAATATCTTCTCATCAAATCTTGCCATGCGTCTATATCCAGAGTATAATGTATCATTCCGAGAATTTCATCTTTACTCAAACTTAAAAAATGTTTATAAAATCTTAAGATATAAAGCGTCGCCAAGCCAACCTTTATGCCATGATAAGTTTTAACACCATGATATTCTAAAAAATGTGAAATATGATGCTCACTTCCTGAAGCTGGTCTTGAAGATCCAACTTTTGTCATCATCAGACCAGAAATTATCAATCCTTCAAGAAGGTTTTTGGAAAATTCTTTGGTCTCAATCGCG is drawn from Caldicellulosiruptor naganoensis and contains these coding sequences:
- a CDS encoding iron-containing alcohol dehydrogenase, coding for MRQATMIFFVGVGSGTISDITRYTAYKLKIPFILFPTAPSMDGFTSSGAALTIDNLKTTVAAKAPEAVFIDNEVIDNAPLTLKKAGFRDLMGKITAFLDWQLSHFLTGEKIDLDVLETVKNTYLKTLYAIETKEFSKNLLEGLIISGLMMTKVGSSRPASGSEHHISHFLEYHGVKTYHGIKVGLATLYILRFYKHFLSLSKDEILGMIHYTLDIDAWQDLMRRYFKFAYESVIRANLERVNRLNDKTFREELIKKLVEKKDSIDKIIYETLTIYKDLIHAYRFLDMPMHYRDLGIDDALFFIAFTCAPNIRDRFTILHLYEFLGLTQDVVNSF